In Salmo salar chromosome ssa03, Ssal_v3.1, whole genome shotgun sequence, a single genomic region encodes these proteins:
- the LOC106599059 gene encoding piggyBac transposable element-derived protein 4 isoform X3: MQPENSSVVQDDNGKEAGEINSDGESQGCGSNDSFLDSIFEEELDRLLDLDENEDLPYLTEPSEAMEGDDSPPNGTEVTETRRGDDFTPNRTEVTETIEEDEYRPDGTEVTETRGGDDSLPIMTRLRVRGISSRPKRELSESSEEDGEDLPPDTEVIESRALKRTKLISSPKAAPQRKARPPSSPPWTPSPAKSKNRAHAATPLFSGSERKWRTEDEPDQEHKRLPFEPARTPGPQLDTSKHYTVLELFQLFFSNAVVDTLCSNTNKNAKRRQEHGIKEPWKPVSVEEMYKYLSIVIYMGLLNVHTVSDYWNRNRIYCLPFCCTVMTMTRFRAITYSLHMSDPAEDEENDKKKGTAGYDWLVRIKPLKDQILAACRAFYHPFQNLSIDERMVRSKARHSLKQYIKSKPYRYGFKLYVLADSRNGYTCDFNVFMSKNPSASGKGESYDVAMNLLKVPYLGTGYHIYVDNFFTSTTFFRDLYKKKLGACGTIREIRVGIRENSMPARAEKGTIRWLRDGELLFTKWMGAQPVTMCTTIHKAFAGEQVKIRKQSKNGSWTTEFIPVPEAIKPYNKYMGGVDLSDSLIKCYSVAHKTMKWYKTFFFHFVDIAVVNSFLLQKDMAQMNKKKPMTHKQFREQLCLQLADISKQDEAEEESSEEEEEEEEEEEQPEEEKELVEVKRPCYPVPIIDPTTVDSSQRKSSGRKKCCLCKESQTNWQCESCQVALCMIPDRNCFRVWHMNKKDLVAEVFKRHIKYNPYPTHPWMEYGGKKIEFKSQKQAQSFIKRHFGLRNNRK; this comes from the exons ATGCAACCTGAGAACAGCAGCGTTGTTCAAGATGATAATGGAAAGGAAGCAGGAGAAATTAATTCTGATGGAGAATCTCAGGGATGTGGCAGCAACGATTCATTTCTAGATTCCATCTTTGAAGAAGAGTTGGATCGACTTTTGGACCT AGATGAGAATGAAGACCTTCCTTATCTGACGGAACCTTCAGAGGCTATGGAGGGGGATGATTCCCCTCCCAATGGAACAGAAGTTACAGAAACTAGAAGGGGAGATGACTTCACTCCCAACAGGACAGAAGTtacagagactatagaggaggatgAATACCGTCCAGATGGGACAGAAGTTACAGAGACTAGAGGGGGAGATGACTCTCTTCCAATTATGACACGGCTCAGGGTAAGGGGCATCTCCTCTCGCCCTAAGAGAGAACTTTCAGAGTCAAGTGAGGAAGATGGAGAAGACCTTCCCCCTGATACAGAAGTCATCGAGAGCAGGGCTTTAAAAAGAACAAAACTCATCTCAAGCCCCAAAGCAGCACCGCAAAGGAAGGCCaggcctccatcctctcctccctggaCACCCAGCCCTGCCAAATCCAAAAACAGAGCTCATGCAGCCACACCTCTTTTCAGTGGGTCAGAGAGGAAGTGGAGGACTGAGGATGAACCAGACCAAGAGCATAAACGGTTACCTTTCGAACCAGCTAGGACTCCTGGACCCCAGCTAGACACTTCAAAGCACTACACTGTTCTAGAGCTCTTCCAGCTCTTCTTCAGTAATGCTGTTGTTGATACTCTTTGCTCAAACACCAACAAGAATGCCAAGAGAAGACAGGAACATGGAATCAAAGAACCATGGAAACCTGTGTCTGTGGAGGAAATGTACAAATACCTCAGCATTGTAATCTATATGGGTCTGCTGAATGTGCACACTGTATCAGACTACTGGAATCGAAACAGAATATATTGTCTTCCTTTTTGTTGTACAGTCATGACTATGACAAGATTTCGGGCAATCACCTATTCACTGCACATGAGTGACCCAGCAGAAGATGAGGAAAACGACAAGAAGAAGGGGACTGCGGGGTATGATTGGCTCGTGAGAATCAAACCTCTCAAAGACCAGATATTGGCGGCATGCAGAGCCTTCTACCACCCATTCCAGAACCTTTCCATTGATGAGCGCATGGTGCGCTCCAAGGCCCGCCACAGCCTCAAACAATACATTAAATCCAAGCCCTACAGGTATGGATTCAAGCTGTATGTTTTAGCAGATTCAAGAAATGGCTACACCTGCGACTTCAATGTCTTTATGAGCAAGAACCCATCTGCTTCAGGCAAAGGGGAGAGCTATGATGTTGCCATGAACCTGTTGAAGGTGCCTTACTTGGGCACTGGGTACCACATTTATGTTGATAACTTCTTCACCAGCACAACTTTCTTCCGTGACCTGTACAAAAAGAAATTGGGAGCATGTGGAACCATACGTGAAATCCGTGTGGGCATCCGAGAAAACAGCATGCCTGCTCGAGCAGAGAAAGGAACCATCCGCTGGCTCCGTGATGGGGAGCTGCTCTTCACCAAGTGGATGGGCGCACAACCAGTCACCATGTGTACCACCATTCATAAGGCATTCGCAGGGGAGCAGGTCAAAATCAGGAAACAGAGCAAAAATGGATCCTGGACAACAGAGTTCATACCCGTCCCAGAGGCAATCAAGCCGTACAACAAGTATATGGGGGGTGTGGACCTGTCTGATTCCCTTATCAAATGCTACAGTGTGGCCCACAAAACCATGAAGTGGTACAAGACCTTCTTCTTCCACTTTGTAGACATTGCTGTGGTGAACAGCTTCCTCCTGCAGAAGGACATGGCCCAGATGAACAAGAAAAAGCCCATGACCCACAAGCAGTTCAGGGAGCAGCTGTGCCTGCAGCTTGCTGACATTAGTAAGCAGGATGAGGCTGAAGAAGAGtcttcagaggaggaggaggaggaggaggaggaggaagaacaaccagaagaagagaaggaattgGTGGAAGTGAAGCGACCATGCTACCCTGTACCCATAATTGATCCAACCACTGTTGACTCCTCGCAAAGAAAATCTAGTGGCAGGAAGAAATGTTGTCTGTGCAAGGAAAGCCAGACCAACTGGCAGTGTGAGTCCTGTCAGGTAGCACTCTGTATGATACCAGACAGAAACTGCTTCAGAGTTTGGCACATGAATAAAAAGGATCTCGTAGCAGAAGTTTTCAAGAGGCATATAAAGTACAACCCATACCCTACCCATCcttggatggaatatggggggaaaaaaattgaaTTTAAGTCTCAAAAACAGGCTCAGAGTTTCATTAAACGTCATTTTGGCTTGAGGAACAACAGGAAGTAA
- the LOC106599059 gene encoding piggyBac transposable element-derived protein 4 isoform X2, translated as MELEEVQDKRSLSECDKRKKAMQPENSSVVQDDNGKEAGEINSDGESQGCGSNDSFLDSIFEEELDRLLDLDENEDLPYLTEPSEAMEGDDSPPNGTEVTETRRGDDFTPNRTEVTETIEEDEYRPDGTEVTETRGGDDSLPIMTRLRVRGISSRPKRELSESSEEDGEDLPPDTEVIESRALKRTKLISSPKAAPQRKARPPSSPPWTPSPAKSKNRAHAATPLFSGSERKWRTEDEPDQEHKRLPFEPARTPGPQLDTSKHYTVLELFQLFFSNAVVDTLCSNTNKNAKRRQEHGIKEPWKPVSVEEMYKYLSIVIYMGLLNVHTVSDYWNRNRIYCLPFCCTVMTMTRFRAITYSLHMSDPAEDEENDKKKGTAGYDWLVRIKPLKDQILAACRAFYHPFQNLSIDERMVRSKARHSLKQYIKSKPYRYGFKLYVLADSRNGYTCDFNVFMSKNPSASGKGESYDVAMNLLKVPYLGTGYHIYVDNFFTSTTFFRDLYKKKLGACGTIREIRVGIRENSMPARAEKGTIRWLRDGELLFTKWMGAQPVTMCTTIHKAFAGEQVKIRKQSKNGSWTTEFIPVPEAIKPYNKYMGGVDLSDSLIKCYSVAHKTMKWYKTFFFHFVDIAVVNSFLLQKDMAQMNKKKPMTHKQFREQLCLQLADISKQDEAEEESSEEEEEEEEEEEQPEEEKELVEVKRPCYPVPIIDPTTVDSSQRKSSGRKKCCLCKESQTNWQCESCQVALCMIPDRNCFRVWHMNKKDLVAEVFKRHIKYNPYPTHPWMEYGGKKIEFKSQKQAQSFIKRHFGLRNNRK; from the exons ATGGAGCTGGAGGAGGTGCAGGACAAACGCTCCCTCTCTGAATGCGATAAGAG GAAGAAGGCAATGCAACCTGAGAACAGCAGCGTTGTTCAAGATGATAATGGAAAGGAAGCAGGAGAAATTAATTCTGATGGAGAATCTCAGGGATGTGGCAGCAACGATTCATTTCTAGATTCCATCTTTGAAGAAGAGTTGGATCGACTTTTGGACCT AGATGAGAATGAAGACCTTCCTTATCTGACGGAACCTTCAGAGGCTATGGAGGGGGATGATTCCCCTCCCAATGGAACAGAAGTTACAGAAACTAGAAGGGGAGATGACTTCACTCCCAACAGGACAGAAGTtacagagactatagaggaggatgAATACCGTCCAGATGGGACAGAAGTTACAGAGACTAGAGGGGGAGATGACTCTCTTCCAATTATGACACGGCTCAGGGTAAGGGGCATCTCCTCTCGCCCTAAGAGAGAACTTTCAGAGTCAAGTGAGGAAGATGGAGAAGACCTTCCCCCTGATACAGAAGTCATCGAGAGCAGGGCTTTAAAAAGAACAAAACTCATCTCAAGCCCCAAAGCAGCACCGCAAAGGAAGGCCaggcctccatcctctcctccctggaCACCCAGCCCTGCCAAATCCAAAAACAGAGCTCATGCAGCCACACCTCTTTTCAGTGGGTCAGAGAGGAAGTGGAGGACTGAGGATGAACCAGACCAAGAGCATAAACGGTTACCTTTCGAACCAGCTAGGACTCCTGGACCCCAGCTAGACACTTCAAAGCACTACACTGTTCTAGAGCTCTTCCAGCTCTTCTTCAGTAATGCTGTTGTTGATACTCTTTGCTCAAACACCAACAAGAATGCCAAGAGAAGACAGGAACATGGAATCAAAGAACCATGGAAACCTGTGTCTGTGGAGGAAATGTACAAATACCTCAGCATTGTAATCTATATGGGTCTGCTGAATGTGCACACTGTATCAGACTACTGGAATCGAAACAGAATATATTGTCTTCCTTTTTGTTGTACAGTCATGACTATGACAAGATTTCGGGCAATCACCTATTCACTGCACATGAGTGACCCAGCAGAAGATGAGGAAAACGACAAGAAGAAGGGGACTGCGGGGTATGATTGGCTCGTGAGAATCAAACCTCTCAAAGACCAGATATTGGCGGCATGCAGAGCCTTCTACCACCCATTCCAGAACCTTTCCATTGATGAGCGCATGGTGCGCTCCAAGGCCCGCCACAGCCTCAAACAATACATTAAATCCAAGCCCTACAGGTATGGATTCAAGCTGTATGTTTTAGCAGATTCAAGAAATGGCTACACCTGCGACTTCAATGTCTTTATGAGCAAGAACCCATCTGCTTCAGGCAAAGGGGAGAGCTATGATGTTGCCATGAACCTGTTGAAGGTGCCTTACTTGGGCACTGGGTACCACATTTATGTTGATAACTTCTTCACCAGCACAACTTTCTTCCGTGACCTGTACAAAAAGAAATTGGGAGCATGTGGAACCATACGTGAAATCCGTGTGGGCATCCGAGAAAACAGCATGCCTGCTCGAGCAGAGAAAGGAACCATCCGCTGGCTCCGTGATGGGGAGCTGCTCTTCACCAAGTGGATGGGCGCACAACCAGTCACCATGTGTACCACCATTCATAAGGCATTCGCAGGGGAGCAGGTCAAAATCAGGAAACAGAGCAAAAATGGATCCTGGACAACAGAGTTCATACCCGTCCCAGAGGCAATCAAGCCGTACAACAAGTATATGGGGGGTGTGGACCTGTCTGATTCCCTTATCAAATGCTACAGTGTGGCCCACAAAACCATGAAGTGGTACAAGACCTTCTTCTTCCACTTTGTAGACATTGCTGTGGTGAACAGCTTCCTCCTGCAGAAGGACATGGCCCAGATGAACAAGAAAAAGCCCATGACCCACAAGCAGTTCAGGGAGCAGCTGTGCCTGCAGCTTGCTGACATTAGTAAGCAGGATGAGGCTGAAGAAGAGtcttcagaggaggaggaggaggaggaggaggaggaagaacaaccagaagaagagaaggaattgGTGGAAGTGAAGCGACCATGCTACCCTGTACCCATAATTGATCCAACCACTGTTGACTCCTCGCAAAGAAAATCTAGTGGCAGGAAGAAATGTTGTCTGTGCAAGGAAAGCCAGACCAACTGGCAGTGTGAGTCCTGTCAGGTAGCACTCTGTATGATACCAGACAGAAACTGCTTCAGAGTTTGGCACATGAATAAAAAGGATCTCGTAGCAGAAGTTTTCAAGAGGCATATAAAGTACAACCCATACCCTACCCATCcttggatggaatatggggggaaaaaaattgaaTTTAAGTCTCAAAAACAGGCTCAGAGTTTCATTAAACGTCATTTTGGCTTGAGGAACAACAGGAAGTAA
- the LOC106599059 gene encoding piggyBac transposable element-derived protein 4 isoform X1, with translation MHLLHLFADSQNTKKEEVEFGRTSGQTAKMELEEVQDKRSLSECDKRKKAMQPENSSVVQDDNGKEAGEINSDGESQGCGSNDSFLDSIFEEELDRLLDLDENEDLPYLTEPSEAMEGDDSPPNGTEVTETRRGDDFTPNRTEVTETIEEDEYRPDGTEVTETRGGDDSLPIMTRLRVRGISSRPKRELSESSEEDGEDLPPDTEVIESRALKRTKLISSPKAAPQRKARPPSSPPWTPSPAKSKNRAHAATPLFSGSERKWRTEDEPDQEHKRLPFEPARTPGPQLDTSKHYTVLELFQLFFSNAVVDTLCSNTNKNAKRRQEHGIKEPWKPVSVEEMYKYLSIVIYMGLLNVHTVSDYWNRNRIYCLPFCCTVMTMTRFRAITYSLHMSDPAEDEENDKKKGTAGYDWLVRIKPLKDQILAACRAFYHPFQNLSIDERMVRSKARHSLKQYIKSKPYRYGFKLYVLADSRNGYTCDFNVFMSKNPSASGKGESYDVAMNLLKVPYLGTGYHIYVDNFFTSTTFFRDLYKKKLGACGTIREIRVGIRENSMPARAEKGTIRWLRDGELLFTKWMGAQPVTMCTTIHKAFAGEQVKIRKQSKNGSWTTEFIPVPEAIKPYNKYMGGVDLSDSLIKCYSVAHKTMKWYKTFFFHFVDIAVVNSFLLQKDMAQMNKKKPMTHKQFREQLCLQLADISKQDEAEEESSEEEEEEEEEEEQPEEEKELVEVKRPCYPVPIIDPTTVDSSQRKSSGRKKCCLCKESQTNWQCESCQVALCMIPDRNCFRVWHMNKKDLVAEVFKRHIKYNPYPTHPWMEYGGKKIEFKSQKQAQSFIKRHFGLRNNRK, from the exons atgcacctatTACATCTGTTTGCTGACAGTCAAAATACCAAAAAAGAAGAAGTAGAATTTG GCAGAACCAGTGGACAAACAGCCAAGATGGAGCTGGAGGAGGTGCAGGACAAACGCTCCCTCTCTGAATGCGATAAGAG GAAGAAGGCAATGCAACCTGAGAACAGCAGCGTTGTTCAAGATGATAATGGAAAGGAAGCAGGAGAAATTAATTCTGATGGAGAATCTCAGGGATGTGGCAGCAACGATTCATTTCTAGATTCCATCTTTGAAGAAGAGTTGGATCGACTTTTGGACCT AGATGAGAATGAAGACCTTCCTTATCTGACGGAACCTTCAGAGGCTATGGAGGGGGATGATTCCCCTCCCAATGGAACAGAAGTTACAGAAACTAGAAGGGGAGATGACTTCACTCCCAACAGGACAGAAGTtacagagactatagaggaggatgAATACCGTCCAGATGGGACAGAAGTTACAGAGACTAGAGGGGGAGATGACTCTCTTCCAATTATGACACGGCTCAGGGTAAGGGGCATCTCCTCTCGCCCTAAGAGAGAACTTTCAGAGTCAAGTGAGGAAGATGGAGAAGACCTTCCCCCTGATACAGAAGTCATCGAGAGCAGGGCTTTAAAAAGAACAAAACTCATCTCAAGCCCCAAAGCAGCACCGCAAAGGAAGGCCaggcctccatcctctcctccctggaCACCCAGCCCTGCCAAATCCAAAAACAGAGCTCATGCAGCCACACCTCTTTTCAGTGGGTCAGAGAGGAAGTGGAGGACTGAGGATGAACCAGACCAAGAGCATAAACGGTTACCTTTCGAACCAGCTAGGACTCCTGGACCCCAGCTAGACACTTCAAAGCACTACACTGTTCTAGAGCTCTTCCAGCTCTTCTTCAGTAATGCTGTTGTTGATACTCTTTGCTCAAACACCAACAAGAATGCCAAGAGAAGACAGGAACATGGAATCAAAGAACCATGGAAACCTGTGTCTGTGGAGGAAATGTACAAATACCTCAGCATTGTAATCTATATGGGTCTGCTGAATGTGCACACTGTATCAGACTACTGGAATCGAAACAGAATATATTGTCTTCCTTTTTGTTGTACAGTCATGACTATGACAAGATTTCGGGCAATCACCTATTCACTGCACATGAGTGACCCAGCAGAAGATGAGGAAAACGACAAGAAGAAGGGGACTGCGGGGTATGATTGGCTCGTGAGAATCAAACCTCTCAAAGACCAGATATTGGCGGCATGCAGAGCCTTCTACCACCCATTCCAGAACCTTTCCATTGATGAGCGCATGGTGCGCTCCAAGGCCCGCCACAGCCTCAAACAATACATTAAATCCAAGCCCTACAGGTATGGATTCAAGCTGTATGTTTTAGCAGATTCAAGAAATGGCTACACCTGCGACTTCAATGTCTTTATGAGCAAGAACCCATCTGCTTCAGGCAAAGGGGAGAGCTATGATGTTGCCATGAACCTGTTGAAGGTGCCTTACTTGGGCACTGGGTACCACATTTATGTTGATAACTTCTTCACCAGCACAACTTTCTTCCGTGACCTGTACAAAAAGAAATTGGGAGCATGTGGAACCATACGTGAAATCCGTGTGGGCATCCGAGAAAACAGCATGCCTGCTCGAGCAGAGAAAGGAACCATCCGCTGGCTCCGTGATGGGGAGCTGCTCTTCACCAAGTGGATGGGCGCACAACCAGTCACCATGTGTACCACCATTCATAAGGCATTCGCAGGGGAGCAGGTCAAAATCAGGAAACAGAGCAAAAATGGATCCTGGACAACAGAGTTCATACCCGTCCCAGAGGCAATCAAGCCGTACAACAAGTATATGGGGGGTGTGGACCTGTCTGATTCCCTTATCAAATGCTACAGTGTGGCCCACAAAACCATGAAGTGGTACAAGACCTTCTTCTTCCACTTTGTAGACATTGCTGTGGTGAACAGCTTCCTCCTGCAGAAGGACATGGCCCAGATGAACAAGAAAAAGCCCATGACCCACAAGCAGTTCAGGGAGCAGCTGTGCCTGCAGCTTGCTGACATTAGTAAGCAGGATGAGGCTGAAGAAGAGtcttcagaggaggaggaggaggaggaggaggaggaagaacaaccagaagaagagaaggaattgGTGGAAGTGAAGCGACCATGCTACCCTGTACCCATAATTGATCCAACCACTGTTGACTCCTCGCAAAGAAAATCTAGTGGCAGGAAGAAATGTTGTCTGTGCAAGGAAAGCCAGACCAACTGGCAGTGTGAGTCCTGTCAGGTAGCACTCTGTATGATACCAGACAGAAACTGCTTCAGAGTTTGGCACATGAATAAAAAGGATCTCGTAGCAGAAGTTTTCAAGAGGCATATAAAGTACAACCCATACCCTACCCATCcttggatggaatatggggggaaaaaaattgaaTTTAAGTCTCAAAAACAGGCTCAGAGTTTCATTAAACGTCATTTTGGCTTGAGGAACAACAGGAAGTAA
- the LOC106599059 gene encoding piggyBac transposable element-derived protein 4 isoform X4: MEGDDSPPNGTEVTETRRGDDFTPNRTEVTETIEEDEYRPDGTEVTETRGGDDSLPIMTRLRVRGISSRPKRELSESSEEDGEDLPPDTEVIESRALKRTKLISSPKAAPQRKARPPSSPPWTPSPAKSKNRAHAATPLFSGSERKWRTEDEPDQEHKRLPFEPARTPGPQLDTSKHYTVLELFQLFFSNAVVDTLCSNTNKNAKRRQEHGIKEPWKPVSVEEMYKYLSIVIYMGLLNVHTVSDYWNRNRIYCLPFCCTVMTMTRFRAITYSLHMSDPAEDEENDKKKGTAGYDWLVRIKPLKDQILAACRAFYHPFQNLSIDERMVRSKARHSLKQYIKSKPYRYGFKLYVLADSRNGYTCDFNVFMSKNPSASGKGESYDVAMNLLKVPYLGTGYHIYVDNFFTSTTFFRDLYKKKLGACGTIREIRVGIRENSMPARAEKGTIRWLRDGELLFTKWMGAQPVTMCTTIHKAFAGEQVKIRKQSKNGSWTTEFIPVPEAIKPYNKYMGGVDLSDSLIKCYSVAHKTMKWYKTFFFHFVDIAVVNSFLLQKDMAQMNKKKPMTHKQFREQLCLQLADISKQDEAEEESSEEEEEEEEEEEQPEEEKELVEVKRPCYPVPIIDPTTVDSSQRKSSGRKKCCLCKESQTNWQCESCQVALCMIPDRNCFRVWHMNKKDLVAEVFKRHIKYNPYPTHPWMEYGGKKIEFKSQKQAQSFIKRHFGLRNNRK, encoded by the coding sequence ATGGAGGGGGATGATTCCCCTCCCAATGGAACAGAAGTTACAGAAACTAGAAGGGGAGATGACTTCACTCCCAACAGGACAGAAGTtacagagactatagaggaggatgAATACCGTCCAGATGGGACAGAAGTTACAGAGACTAGAGGGGGAGATGACTCTCTTCCAATTATGACACGGCTCAGGGTAAGGGGCATCTCCTCTCGCCCTAAGAGAGAACTTTCAGAGTCAAGTGAGGAAGATGGAGAAGACCTTCCCCCTGATACAGAAGTCATCGAGAGCAGGGCTTTAAAAAGAACAAAACTCATCTCAAGCCCCAAAGCAGCACCGCAAAGGAAGGCCaggcctccatcctctcctccctggaCACCCAGCCCTGCCAAATCCAAAAACAGAGCTCATGCAGCCACACCTCTTTTCAGTGGGTCAGAGAGGAAGTGGAGGACTGAGGATGAACCAGACCAAGAGCATAAACGGTTACCTTTCGAACCAGCTAGGACTCCTGGACCCCAGCTAGACACTTCAAAGCACTACACTGTTCTAGAGCTCTTCCAGCTCTTCTTCAGTAATGCTGTTGTTGATACTCTTTGCTCAAACACCAACAAGAATGCCAAGAGAAGACAGGAACATGGAATCAAAGAACCATGGAAACCTGTGTCTGTGGAGGAAATGTACAAATACCTCAGCATTGTAATCTATATGGGTCTGCTGAATGTGCACACTGTATCAGACTACTGGAATCGAAACAGAATATATTGTCTTCCTTTTTGTTGTACAGTCATGACTATGACAAGATTTCGGGCAATCACCTATTCACTGCACATGAGTGACCCAGCAGAAGATGAGGAAAACGACAAGAAGAAGGGGACTGCGGGGTATGATTGGCTCGTGAGAATCAAACCTCTCAAAGACCAGATATTGGCGGCATGCAGAGCCTTCTACCACCCATTCCAGAACCTTTCCATTGATGAGCGCATGGTGCGCTCCAAGGCCCGCCACAGCCTCAAACAATACATTAAATCCAAGCCCTACAGGTATGGATTCAAGCTGTATGTTTTAGCAGATTCAAGAAATGGCTACACCTGCGACTTCAATGTCTTTATGAGCAAGAACCCATCTGCTTCAGGCAAAGGGGAGAGCTATGATGTTGCCATGAACCTGTTGAAGGTGCCTTACTTGGGCACTGGGTACCACATTTATGTTGATAACTTCTTCACCAGCACAACTTTCTTCCGTGACCTGTACAAAAAGAAATTGGGAGCATGTGGAACCATACGTGAAATCCGTGTGGGCATCCGAGAAAACAGCATGCCTGCTCGAGCAGAGAAAGGAACCATCCGCTGGCTCCGTGATGGGGAGCTGCTCTTCACCAAGTGGATGGGCGCACAACCAGTCACCATGTGTACCACCATTCATAAGGCATTCGCAGGGGAGCAGGTCAAAATCAGGAAACAGAGCAAAAATGGATCCTGGACAACAGAGTTCATACCCGTCCCAGAGGCAATCAAGCCGTACAACAAGTATATGGGGGGTGTGGACCTGTCTGATTCCCTTATCAAATGCTACAGTGTGGCCCACAAAACCATGAAGTGGTACAAGACCTTCTTCTTCCACTTTGTAGACATTGCTGTGGTGAACAGCTTCCTCCTGCAGAAGGACATGGCCCAGATGAACAAGAAAAAGCCCATGACCCACAAGCAGTTCAGGGAGCAGCTGTGCCTGCAGCTTGCTGACATTAGTAAGCAGGATGAGGCTGAAGAAGAGtcttcagaggaggaggaggaggaggaggaggaggaagaacaaccagaagaagagaaggaattgGTGGAAGTGAAGCGACCATGCTACCCTGTACCCATAATTGATCCAACCACTGTTGACTCCTCGCAAAGAAAATCTAGTGGCAGGAAGAAATGTTGTCTGTGCAAGGAAAGCCAGACCAACTGGCAGTGTGAGTCCTGTCAGGTAGCACTCTGTATGATACCAGACAGAAACTGCTTCAGAGTTTGGCACATGAATAAAAAGGATCTCGTAGCAGAAGTTTTCAAGAGGCATATAAAGTACAACCCATACCCTACCCATCcttggatggaatatggggggaaaaaaattgaaTTTAAGTCTCAAAAACAGGCTCAGAGTTTCATTAAACGTCATTTTGGCTTGAGGAACAACAGGAAGTAA